TTTTGATGTCTTGTAGCTTTTATTCCACTTTTGGGAATGATAGTTTCAGGGCCTGATAAGTGGTCAAGTAGATGGAAATCATCTTCTCATGGTTTCTTGGACTTGCACATGGATAACCTGTGCTTGAATTCCCTGTTGATACATGTAGTAAGTTTATTGTATATGATTATTTCACATCATCACTGTTGTTTCTGAACTCTCTTAAACTTGCCAATTGTAGGATTGCGGACTTCTGGTCTAGGTCATCTCCCCATTCATTGGCTTCAGCAGCAGTACTCTTGCTGGCAACAAGAAACCTTTCTACAGTTTTAGGTAATTTCCACAGTGATGGATGAAGCAGTACATGGTTTCCTGAAGCTGAAACTTTTCTGTAACGTTTTGTCATTTTTCTGTAATAGTGTTGTTTCTCCTCACGCTCAAAGCTCAGAGATTATGATACAAGCATGACTGGTCCTTGAGCACTATACAAGGCTTTGGAGAAATGGGATGTGCTGCTTCCAGGTTAGAAGATGAGGAGGCTGTCAAGATGTGCAGGGACAGAAGGGACTTCATCAAGCAGGCACTGGAGCAGCGCAACCGATTTGCATCTTCTCACATTGCTTACATTGAGTCCCTGAAGCGTGTTTCAATGGCTCTCCAACGGTTTGTTGCTGGAGATGATCACCATGAGCTCATCTTCGATACATTCATCTCCCCTGTCAAGCAACAGAAGCCAGAGATGCTTGGCCTGCCTTATGGTTCATATGAGAAGAGAACCATTCATGTCTCGAGATACCTGAGATCAGGACCTAACCCATCAGTGTCAGTTGAGGAGCACCCACGACCGGTGGAAACAGTCCGTGTTGAGTCACATTACCCTATGGAAAATGACAGTGGCATGGATAGGTTCTTACCAACGCACTCACCGGTAAGATCGTCTTCATACTACCCACCACCTTATAACAGGCCAAGCTACCCACCTGCATCAGCCCAGGAACCAGTTAGGATTTCTTCTTCCTATTACATGCCTTATGACAGGCCAAGCTATGCACCTCCATCACCCCAGGAGGCACCGAGGACTTCTTATTATGGATCTTATGACAGGCCAAGCTACCCATCACCATCACACCAGGAGCCACAGAGGAATTCTTATCACGTGCCGTATGACAGGCCAAGCTACCCACCTCCATCACCCCAGGAGCAGGAATCATCACCGTGGGACTTCATCTGGAACCCATTCTCATCGCTAGACAGCTTTGCATATCCCCGCCCTCGGAGTAGCTATGACAATATGGTCACTGATGATGAACTTGCGAGGTTACAACGGGTACGAGAGGAGGAAGGAATCCCAGAACTTGAAGAGGAAGATGATGAGTGTCAAGAGCATATACAAATGCATGGAAAAgaggaaaaagaagagcatgccAATGCggatgatgatgaagatgaagatgatgatgaagatgatgatgatgaggaatgTGAGCATTCAGATGAGTGTATAGTTTCTAATGAGGGCACTTGCTCTGTGAATTTTGATGCCAATATGAAGCAAGAAACAAAGGGATTTGAATCCAAAGGTATTCAGTGTACTGAAGCACCAGAACCTCGCAAGACAGTAGAACTTGAGATAAAGGCACACAAGAAAGAACTGATGAGAAACAGAGTAGCAAATGCAGAAGAAACTCCTGGTTTCACAGTATATCTGAATCGAAGGCCAGCAAGCTTGGTTGAGGCCATGAAGGATATTGACTGTCAGTTCTCGGGGATATGTGATGCTGCTCGGGAAATCTCAGTAATGTTGGAGGCAAGTAGAGCTCAGTACTCAACCTCAAATGATCTTTCTGGTACTGCTCTTACGGTCCAATACCGAAATTACTTTTATGATCTAGATTTGACAGTTACTGAACATAGCTTGTCACTTGTATATTGCAGTGAAGATGCTGAACCCAGTTGCACTTTTGCGCTCTGCGTCATCGCGTTCATCATCTTCTCGTTTCCTTCTTGCTCCCTCTAGCTCAATAGATGATCTCTATGATAATGAGACTAGCAGCTGTTACTCTGAAGAATCTTGTAGTACCATGTCTGGAAGTCACCACTCTACCTTAGACAGACTCTATACATGGGAGAAGAAATTATACAAAGAAGTAAAGGTATGATCTTTGTCAGGAACTTACACCAGTAGACAAATGCAAGTGAAAGCCATAACTGTTTTGGTCACTTGCAGGCAGGTGAGCGGTTAAGAATCGATTATGAGAAGAGGTTGACACATTTGAGGAACCAAGATGTGAAAGGCGAAGAACCTTCCTCTGTTGATAAGACTTGCGCAACATTGAAAAGCTTGCATACTCGGCTGAAGGTGTCAATACACACAGTTCAGTCAATATCAAAGAGGATTGAAATTCTAAGGGATGAGGAGCTGCATCCTCAGCTTATGGAGTTGATTCAAGGGTATGGTTCTGTTCACCCTAGGGATTCTGCAAATGAGAACTTTCTACATACCATTACCACTTGCGAATcactcatttttttttcttggagCCACATAAGTTAGAAAAAAATGTTAATTGTTGAAAAATGTCCGTAATCAAGACTAAATAGTAAACACAGCAAGTTAAGATCGCCCAACTTCTGTTACTTTAAGTTTTCTATTGATGTTTAAGTTTTCAGCTAATGTAAGATGAACAACTTGTGATCTAAAGGAATGTGCTTTTTAAAAAATAGATAAATGACATAAATGAATAACTCATCTGCGTATTGACCAAACTGGGAAATGCTAGAACAATCTTAAGTTATTATAATGAATCAAGTAGTTTGGGGGTAGTGTATCTAACAATAATCATTTAACTGTTAGCATTTTACATTTTTCGCATGGAAGCTCTCAAACCCTTTCTGAGAGTGTAAACTGAAAGCAGCATCAAAAGGAGGGCAAAATTTCATAAACTCATTGCTGATAGGCATGCATTTCAAAGTCAAAATTTGTGTAGCAGAACACTACCAGGTCTAGAAGTCTAAACAGAATCTTTTGTTATTAGCATACTTAAATCACACAAAATGAAACATAACTAGAGGCAACAAAAGGGCTGTATTTTGATCAAACTGTGTTTACTCATGTATCAACCAATCATACTCCATAATAGCTGAGCAGACAGAATACCTGAGACCTTAGCCTTTTACACTGAAAATCTGGTAAGCAACATAAAGGGAAATAGCCTTAATCCTTCACTGGAACTGACCTTTTGTTATGCAGGTTATCGCGGATGTGGCGCGCCATGGCTGAACGCCACAAAGCTCAGAAGCGCACCATCGAGGACGCTAAACTTCTCTTCCTCCAACACCACCCCTCGGCCGCCACTGCCATCTCCCTTGGTCCGCTAGAGGCTGCAACTCCCCCTCCGGCTGCCTTGGCATTGGAATCCGAGATCCAAGCCTGGCGAGGAGCCTTGGAGACATGGTTGTTTGCGCAGCGCGCCTATGCGCGCGCACTAGCCGCGTGGGCGCGACGATGCCTCGGCATTAGCAGCGCGGCGCGGCCCAGCCATCCGCTGCCGCCGGCGTTCCTAGTGTGCTTGGAGTGGGGGCGCGCGGTTGACGCGGCCACTGAGGCACGAGTGATAGATGGTCTGGACTTCTTTGTCGCTGGTGTCGGGTCAGTGTGCTCGGGCGCGGCTACCGGAATGGAGGGCATGGCTGGGCGGGTGCTGTGTGCTGGCATGGCAGCGGTCACTGGCGCCATGGCAGAGTTCGCGGCGGCGTCTGCGGACAGCTATGACGCAGCTATCACAGCTGTGATCACCGCCGCGCGTGCGCCGGAGCGCGGGAAAGAGAACGGCATCGGACAACTGGAACGCTAGGAAAATGCTGTGGCGGTTGCTTTGTTGGTTGACACCATGACATAGAGTGGCTCACCTTTGTGATAACGATGAGTAGGAGATGAAATTAAGCATGCAGTTACATATGTAGTCTTGTGATTGATAAGAATGCTATTACAAGGCTATCTATTCTTGCTAGTGATTGCTTATATAGGTTCAGCACTTGTGGTATTACCCTAAGGAGAATGCGAGTAGTGTTGTAAATTCatctctttttgtttttttagaaaaaagaaaaagttgcGTAAGACCACATACAACCAAATTCTTATAGGACTTAACTACAACTTGTGCGCACAGGATTTCAACTTCCATCGTGTACACCTCACACGGTATCTTTTAGTCGCTAAAAAACAGCTATTCTTTCTGTGCCTTCGCCCTCGTTGCCGCCACCGCCCTGCCACGGGCGAGCTAGGGTTTCACCGGAGCATTGTGGTCGTGGCTACGGAGCTCTAGCAAAACACTTGCTCACCTACGATGCCATCCTGTTTGGCCTAAACCGCACATCGACCATCCCCGCTGTCTGGCCTACCTGTCTCTCCTCCAGTCGACCATTCTATCAAGCCCCGCCATAGTTGGAAAAGAAGGGAGTGTTTGCCGGAACCCTAGCCCaatctgagagagagagagagagagagagagagagagagaggaggatgcCTACTTAACGATGCCGCCATCCGATCTGGCGGATCCTTCGCCACCGCCAGATCTGGCGGATCCTCCGCCACCACCAGATCTGGCGCCTAGCCCGATCCaagaggggagagagagagagagagagaggatgcCTACTTAACGATGCCGCCATCGGATATGGCGGATCCGTCGCCACCGCCAGGTCTGGCGGATCCTCCGCCACCAGCAGATCTGGCGCCTAGCCCGATccaagaggagagagagagagagagagagacctaCTTGATGGTGCCGCCGCCTGGATTCGCCACCACCGCCAAAActggcgccgccgccaccgtgtCTGCCATGGTCGTGCGCGGGGAGGCGGTGAGGGCGTGGGCGTTGGGAACCGATAAGGCGCAAGCGCGGGGAGGACACCGTCGGGTCATCGTCGTCGGTGAGAGAGAGGGGTTGCGGCCGTGGGGCGGACGGGTAGGGTGTGcaggttgcgtgttcttttATTAGCATTTTTTATTCTGAACAGCTAACATACGGCTGGCTAGAAATTAGGCCACTTGCATGGCCACTTTGGTTTTGGCTACCCAAAAAACATTTACCGTTGTATTTCTTTTTCTAGCGAAAACTGTTGTCGCTTTTTCTTTCTCCTAACGCGCCCTCCTACCTTCCTCACGTGCCGGCCCCAGCCAACGGTTGCCTCGCCGTCGGTCGCGCCACCCACCTTCTAGACCCGCCCTCCTCGTGCTCGCCCCCATTGCTGCGCACCGCCCCACCATGACCATGGGGCTCCGGTGAGACCTTACCGCCTACAGggatctccttcttcccttcacTCCCTCCTACCACCGCTATGGCCATGGGCGCTCCTGTCCTAACCTAGCTCGGCTATCTCTTATGCCGTTGGAACCCTAATGCCATCCTCCTGATGTCCCCACCGTTACCCTCTGCTAAACCCCTTTTAAGCCCTCTAGAGTTAggaaagagaggagagagaagatggCGCACCACATGTCACTATCCTAGCTTGGTAGGgttggcggtggtggtggattGCCGTTGACCGCAAGGGGGAAATGGCATCACAGCGGATCCTGCGCCCCTCTGTGCCGTGCTGCTGCCATTGCTACATCACAAGTGAACATCACATAGAGTTGGGGAATGGATGGGGAACAAAAGGAAGAAGGGGATAAAAATAGTGGGATCCATCACGTGCTAAACGGCCGAGTGGTGTGCTGAAGGGGTGAGGGATACCTAAAACAAAGGCAATGCCAATAATTTTTTTTACCTGTTTGCCCCCAAATTTATTTTACATGCCccctgcccccccccccccacgcaAAAAAAAGATCTTTACGTGTACATCAAATCACCTAAACGATGGTAATAAACCCCACAAAAATTAAATGTCATTCTTTTTGCCTAATGCCTCAATCCAAAACCCAACAGCTACGTGTTAAGTTCTCCAAATAGTCTTAACATGGAAGAAAAAAGTACTTAATTGTTTTTATTACAGTCACAGAAGTTTCAACTACTGATTCAATTCCTTTTAGCTAAATTACCTTTCATTAAAATAATACCCCCTCTGTGAATAACAAAGAATTTTTTGATCTTTTAAGGAAGTTTTAGCTTCCATATATATGAATTCAGTACTATTCGTCCAAAAAAcaaagctttccaaaaatatgGTCGACGGTGATGGGGAAATCAGTTGATTCACCTTAAAAAAACACTTATGTAGATCCGCCTGGTGTTGTGTCTCAACTAACTGATAAACCTCCCAAAAAAACTACCTGATAAACCAGATAGCTCTACAGGGAAATGGTATAACTAAAAACAAAGAACAAAACTGCTTCCTAATCACATGACAGGAAGCCAAGAGTATGCATGCACTCTTCTAACATAAATGAAATaatcacaaaaaaaaactaGCTATATGTTGCATTATAGAAAATAACAACGACCTTGATTCCTCGCATGCTCGCCCTTATTCACTTCTTGCTTGATACACTTCACTACTTGAGCTGTACCTTCCTCGAGTAGTCTTGCCAACCTTTGGTATCGATCCTTCACCTTCAGTAGCATCTGTCCATAATTATTTTCTACTCTGATCCAGACCTAAGGAGTCGAAAAAAGTATATATACATGTTCATCTAAAACCAAAAGCCTATGTATTATTCTCACGCTTCACCATAAAAAAAGTCGGCTATCCTCTATGGTTTATTTTTTTTCGAGAACATGCAATGACACGTGTTTCATTAAGCAGAGAGTTCAGAGTTGACAAGAGATAATCCCCAGATTACCAGACACACACTCACACAAGCAGAAGGAAAACGAAGGAGAGAAAAAACAAAGAGGAGAAAAAGACCAAAGCACTACAAAAGCAACACACTGATCAACCAGAGCGCCGAGCGTCGAGAACCCCTAGCGGTCTGTAGCCTGCCGCGATCCAGAGAGCAGCCTCCTCCAAGATGAGTTGGGCAAGTTGCAGCGGTTGCTGGCTGGTTGAGTCGAACGTCCGTCTGTTCCTCTCCTTCCACAGATTCCAGCCAACCAGAAAGAATAAGGAGTCAAAACCGCGCCTGAGCTCCTTTGGAAGAAGCTTGCGCGACGCTGTCCACCAAACCATAATCCGTTCCTCCTGTGCCGGGACTAGCCTAAGCAGGTGGAACGCCCTGAGACAGACAGTCCAAACCTCCTTGCTGAAGACACATCCCAAGATAATGTGATCAAGAGTTTCGGCAGATTGATCGCATATGATGCAAGAGTTTCCAGAAGAAGAACTTAACGCGAGGTGGTGCCGAAGTTTTCCAGATCAGCGCCGCCCCCAGCGGCTTAGAGCAGCCAAAAAACATCGCCCTGTAGGCGGACGCCGCCGTGTAGCGCTGGCTGGACGTCAGGTTCCAGGAAAAGGTGTCAGGCGTCCCGAGTGTCAAATGAACCTGTTCAACTGCCCTGCACAGCTGTACAAATTCAGCA
This window of the Sorghum bicolor cultivar BTx623 chromosome 7, Sorghum_bicolor_NCBIv3, whole genome shotgun sequence genome carries:
- the LOC8063996 gene encoding uncharacterized protein LOC8063996 — encoded protein: MGCAASRLEDEEAVKMCRDRRDFIKQALEQRNRFASSHIAYIESLKRVSMALQRFVAGDDHHELIFDTFISPVKQQKPEMLGLPYGSYEKRTIHVSRYLRSGPNPSVSVEEHPRPVETVRVESHYPMENDSGMDRFLPTHSPVRSSSYYPPPYNRPSYPPASAQEPVRISSSYYMPYDRPSYAPPSPQEAPRTSYYGSYDRPSYPSPSHQEPQRNSYHVPYDRPSYPPPSPQEQESSPWDFIWNPFSSLDSFAYPRPRSSYDNMVTDDELARLQRVREEEGIPELEEEDDECQEHIQMHGKEEKEEHANADDDEDEDDDEDDDDEECEHSDECIVSNEGTCSVNFDANMKQETKGFESKGIQCTEAPEPRKTVELEIKAHKKELMRNRVANAEETPGFTVYLNRRPASLVEAMKDIDCQFSGICDAAREISVMLEASRAQYSTSNDLSVKMLNPVALLRSASSRSSSSRFLLAPSSSIDDLYDNETSSCYSEESCSTMSGSHHSTLDRLYTWEKKLYKEVKAGERLRIDYEKRLTHLRNQDVKGEEPSSVDKTCATLKSLHTRLKVSIHTVQSISKRIEILRDEELHPQLMELIQGLSRMWRAMAERHKAQKRTIEDAKLLFLQHHPSAATAISLGPLEAATPPPAALALESEIQAWRGALETWLFAQRAYARALAAWARRCLGISSAARPSHPLPPAFLVCLEWGRAVDAATEARVIDGLDFFVAGVGSVCSGAATGMEGMAGRVLCAGMAAVTGAMAEFAAASADSYDAAITAVITAARAPERGKENGIGQLER